The genomic window CTGGCCGCGCTCCAGGACACCACGGCCCGCACCGTCGCGCAGTACGAGGCCGGAGTGAAGGCGGCCGCGGAGGCCGCCCGCAAAGCGCGTGAAGAGGCAGAGCGCCGTGCCCGTGAAGAGGCCGAGAAGCTCAATCAGGGCGGCGGTGGCGGCGGTGGCGGCGGCGGATCGATCGGCGGGTCGGGCTGGGCGCGCCCGTCCTCCGGCTATCGCAGCTCCGGATACGGCCCCCGCAGCGTGCAGTGCGGCAGCGGCTACTGCTCGAGCGGGTTCCACTACGGCGTCGACCTCGCGGCCGGGTGCAGCTCGGGCATCTACGCCGCCCACGGCGGCACCGTGGTCTACGCCGGATACAACGGCGGCTACGGCAACTACATCAAGATCGACCACGGCGGCGGTGTGGGCACCGGCTACGGCCACATCCGCAACGGCGGGATCTTCGTCCGCCCGGGCCAGCGGGTCAACGCGGGTCAGCTCATCGCCAGCGAGGGCAACACCGGCAACTCGTTCGGCTGCCACCTCCACTTCGAGGTGTACATCGGCGGCGGCCCCGTGAATCCCATCTACTTCATGGCCGATCGAGGCATCTCGGTCTGACCGGCCCGCGCGACGCCGGAACGACGAAGAGCGGATGCCGTGACGGCATCCGCTCTTCGATTCGGCAGGTCAGAGCGTGCTGGGGGCGACGCCCTCACCCTGGGTGCGGGTCTCGCCCTCGTGCTCCTTGAATCGGTCGAACGCCTCGCCGACGAGACGCTCCGCCTCGGCCGCGCTCGCCCACTCGTCGACCTTGACCCACTTGTTGGGCTCGAGGTCCTTGTAGTGCTCGAAGAAGTGCTCGATCTCCTTGCGCGTGTACTCGGGGATGTCGTTCACGTCCTGGATGTGCGCCCAGCGCGGGTCCTTGCCGAGCACGGCAACGACTTTGTCGTCGCCGCCGGCCTCGTCGCTCATCTTCAGCACGCCGACGGGACGCACGCTCGCGAGCACGCCGGGGGCGAGGTCGAAGTCGAGCAGCACCAGCACGTCGAGCGGGTCGCCGTCCTCGCCGAGCGTGTTCTCGAAGAACCCGTAGTTGGTCGGGTAGCCGAACGCGGTGTAGAGGATGCGGTCGAGGAAGACACGGCCGGTGCCGTGGTCGACCTCGTACTTCACGCGGCTGCCGCGCGGGATCTCGATGACGGCGTCGTACGCGCCCATGGGGAACTCCTTCGAAAGACGGTGGGATGCCGCGACAAGCCTAGTCGTGGGCCCGGGCCGTCACAGATTCAGGAGAAGCGCGGTCGTGAGGCGTTCTGACGGGGTCGGCCGCGGCGTGTCTCCTGAATCCTTGACGCCTCGTCGGCGTCCCGGCGATCAGTACGGTGGGTGGGTGGAACAGCATCGACCGGGTCTCGATCCCGCGGTCGCCGAGGTGCGGCTGGCCGTGCGCCGTGCGCTCGCCGGCATCCCGACCGGCCAGGCCGTCGTCGTCGGTCTCTCCGGCGGCGCCGACTCGCTCGCGCTCGCCGCGGCCGTCGCGTTCGAGGCGCCCAAGCTCGGCCTGCGGGCCGTCGCGGTCACGATCGACCACGGACTGCAGGACGGATCGGCGGATGCCGCGTCCGCCGCCGCGTCGACGGCGTCAGCGCTGGGGCTCGAGACGGTGGTCCAGCGCGTGATCGTCGCCGGCGACGGCGGGCCGGAGGCGGCCGCACGCGACGCGAGGTACCGGGCGCTCACGGATGTCGCGCGGCACCGAGGAGCGGCCGCGGTGCTCGTCGGCCACACCCTCGACGACCAGGCCGAGACGGTGCTGCTCGGCCTCGCCCGCGGTGCGGGGGGCTCGAGCCTGCAGGGCATGGCCGCGGCATCCGATCTCGACGGCGTCGCCCTGCTGCGTCCGCTCCTCGAGGTGCGCCGCGCGACCACCCGCGCGGCCTGTGTCGCCGAGGGGCTCGACGCGTGGGACGACCCGCACAACTCCGACCCGCGCTACAGCCGGGTGCGGGTTCGGGAGACGGTGCTGCCCGTCCTCGAGGCCGAGCTCGGCCCGGGCATCGCCGAGGCGCTCGCCCGCACCGCCGCTCAACTGCGCGAGGACGCCGAGGCCTTCGACGACATGATCGACGAGACGATCGAAGACATCGTCGAGCACGCCGAAGCCGGCATCTCGGTGTCGGTGGCCGCGCTCGCCGCGAATCCCGCGGCCCTGCGCCACCGGATCATCCGCCACGTCGTGGCCAGCGAGTTCCATCGGAGTCTGACGCGCGCGCAGACCCTCGAGGTCGCGAGGCTGGTCACCGACTGGTCGGGCCAGGGCCCCATCGACCTGCCCGGATGCCGCGCCCGCCGCCTCGGCGGCCGCCTCGAGTTCACGTCGACCGGCGACGCCTAGACTCTCACCATGCGCGCGGCCGACATCCAGAGCGAACTCACCAAGATCCTGGTCACCGAGGAGCAGATCCACGCGAAGCTCGAAGAGATCGCGGCCC from Microbacterium sulfonylureivorans includes these protein-coding regions:
- a CDS encoding inorganic diphosphatase; this encodes MGAYDAVIEIPRGSRVKYEVDHGTGRVFLDRILYTAFGYPTNYGFFENTLGEDGDPLDVLVLLDFDLAPGVLASVRPVGVLKMSDEAGGDDKVVAVLGKDPRWAHIQDVNDIPEYTRKEIEHFFEHYKDLEPNKWVKVDEWASAAEAERLVGEAFDRFKEHEGETRTQGEGVAPSTL
- the tilS gene encoding tRNA lysidine(34) synthetase TilS — translated: MEQHRPGLDPAVAEVRLAVRRALAGIPTGQAVVVGLSGGADSLALAAAVAFEAPKLGLRAVAVTIDHGLQDGSADAASAAASTASALGLETVVQRVIVAGDGGPEAAARDARYRALTDVARHRGAAAVLVGHTLDDQAETVLLGLARGAGGSSLQGMAAASDLDGVALLRPLLEVRRATTRAACVAEGLDAWDDPHNSDPRYSRVRVRETVLPVLEAELGPGIAEALARTAAQLREDAEAFDDMIDETIEDIVEHAEAGISVSVAALAANPAALRHRIIRHVVASEFHRSLTRAQTLEVARLVTDWSGQGPIDLPGCRARRLGGRLEFTSTGDA